In Sporosarcina psychrophila, a genomic segment contains:
- a CDS encoding DUF896 domain-containing protein — translation MIKDLDRINELAKKQREEGLTNAEMVEQTVLQQDYLREIRGQVLNTVSGITVIDPLGEDVTPEKLRQEKGR, via the coding sequence ATGATTAAAGACTTAGACCGCATTAATGAGCTAGCAAAAAAACAACGTGAAGAAGGTTTGACAAATGCCGAAATGGTTGAACAAACAGTATTGCAGCAAGACTACTTACGAGAAATTCGTGGGCAAGTTCTGAACACTGTTTCAGGTATAACTGTGATTGACCCACTTGGGGAAGATGTCACACCTGAGAAGCTTCGCCAAGAGAAGGGACGTTAA
- a CDS encoding pentapeptide repeat-containing protein: MTKKKVSKRQKPKLSVTHKAMQVEAILDNEGYIEKVRIDGGHMTGAEGERLTFDDVIFKDVSFAGSDLAGAEFVDVVFDTCDLSNVNFQSAMFHRCEIVNSKLTGADFANAKVGHTLIKECDGRYINFSFSSMKEVEFAECNLTDGDIYESSFNNVQFKLCKLDNINFTETDLNGVDLSDSTYDRIEVTLPKIAGCIVSKDQAIGFARVLGLSVKEE, translated from the coding sequence ATGACTAAAAAAAAGGTTAGTAAACGACAGAAACCGAAGTTGTCTGTTACTCATAAGGCTATGCAAGTGGAAGCGATTCTCGATAATGAAGGATACATTGAAAAAGTCCGCATTGACGGAGGTCATATGACAGGTGCGGAAGGTGAAAGACTGACTTTCGATGACGTGATCTTTAAAGATGTATCGTTTGCGGGAAGTGATTTAGCGGGAGCAGAATTTGTTGATGTAGTGTTTGATACGTGCGATTTATCCAATGTTAATTTTCAAAGTGCCATGTTCCACAGGTGTGAAATCGTTAATTCGAAACTGACGGGTGCGGACTTTGCGAATGCGAAAGTGGGGCATACGTTAATCAAGGAATGTGATGGGCGCTATATTAACTTCAGCTTCTCTAGCATGAAGGAAGTTGAATTCGCTGAGTGTAATTTAACAGATGGCGATATTTATGAAAGCTCATTTAATAACGTGCAATTTAAGTTGTGTAAGCTGGATAATATTAACTTCACTGAAACGGACTTGAATGGTGTTGACTTGTCTGATAGTACATATGACCGGATTGAAGTCACGCTCCCGAAAATTGCAGGCTGTATTGTGTCAAAAGATCAGGCAATTGGCTTCGCACGTGTGCTTGGATTATCCGTGAAAGAAGAATAA
- a CDS encoding LLM class oxidoreductase translates to MGKFQSHNGFARTFKENKLTLGFMFPLEPDAGSLPKMDLKEQMTLVKKVEDLGFASLFVRDSPLFDPKFGDAGVIYDPFIFLAYVTAHTNKLALGTASVVTTLRHPLHLAKSAASLDKMSNQRFLFGAATGDRPIEFPAFKVERNDRAELFRESLTVMKKVWEESYPQVHTERVGMTEGDIIPKPVLADIPVLATGYSGQTTEWLAEHMDGWMFYAQEANRQREMIKLWRQATGEFKPFIQPLVIDLSENPLAAPNPVPIKVGFRSGHKFLIDYLYALQNIGVNHVILGLKTGNRPVEDVIQEIGEYVLPHFPSIEK, encoded by the coding sequence ATGGGGAAATTCCAATCACATAATGGTTTTGCACGAACGTTTAAGGAAAACAAATTAACGCTTGGGTTTATGTTTCCTTTGGAGCCGGATGCTGGAAGTCTCCCCAAGATGGATTTGAAAGAGCAAATGACGCTTGTGAAAAAAGTAGAAGATCTAGGATTTGCTTCTTTGTTTGTTAGAGATTCTCCGTTATTCGATCCTAAATTTGGAGATGCAGGTGTTATATATGATCCTTTTATTTTTCTCGCCTATGTAACAGCACATACGAATAAACTCGCGCTTGGTACTGCAAGTGTCGTCACAACATTACGTCACCCCCTGCACTTAGCCAAATCAGCTGCATCTTTGGATAAAATGTCTAATCAACGTTTCTTGTTTGGCGCTGCAACTGGTGACCGCCCAATCGAATTTCCCGCATTTAAAGTGGAGCGTAATGATAGGGCAGAATTGTTTCGGGAGTCGTTAACGGTCATGAAAAAAGTGTGGGAAGAATCATACCCACAGGTTCATACAGAAAGGGTTGGCATGACAGAAGGGGATATTATTCCCAAGCCTGTCTTAGCCGATATCCCCGTTTTAGCAACAGGCTATTCTGGTCAAACGACTGAATGGCTGGCAGAACATATGGATGGCTGGATGTTTTATGCGCAAGAAGCGAATCGCCAGCGTGAAATGATCAAACTTTGGCGACAGGCAACGGGTGAGTTTAAACCATTTATACAACCATTGGTTATCGACTTATCAGAGAATCCGTTGGCCGCACCGAACCCAGTACCTATAAAAGTAGGCTTTAGGTCAGGTCATAAGTTTCTAATCGATTACTTGTATGCTTTACAAAATATTGGTGTTAATCATGTTATATTGGGTTTGAAAACGGGTAACCGCCCCGTGGAAGATGTAATTCAGGAAATAGGGGAATATGTACTTCCTCACTTTCCATCAATTGAGAAGTGA
- a CDS encoding zinc-dependent alcohol dehydrogenase: protein MKAVTFQGAKDIKVKKVDDPKIEKHDDIVVKVTSTAICGSDLHIYLGAIPTHKDYVIGHEPMGIVEEVGPNVTKVKKGDRVVIPFNLACGHCFYCDHEMESQCDNSNPNPHVDTGGYLGFTERYGNYPGGQAEYLRVPYGNFTPFVIPETCELPDEALLFTSDVLPTAYWSVENAGVKKGDTVAVLGCGPVGLMVQKFAWMKGAKRVLAIDHVPYRLNHAVKMNKVEALNFEKFDDIGSHIKEMTSGGVDIVIDCVGMDGKKNMLEKAGQKLKLQGGTLSAIDIAYKSVRKFGTIQLTGVYGSLYNMFPLGNLFERNITLKMGQAPVIHYMPMLFDKITKGEFDPTEIISHVVPLEEAATAYQRFHDHEDECIKVILKP, encoded by the coding sequence ATGAAAGCTGTTACATTCCAAGGTGCAAAAGATATTAAAGTAAAAAAAGTGGATGACCCAAAAATTGAAAAGCATGATGACATTGTCGTCAAGGTAACTTCTACTGCCATTTGCGGATCAGATTTGCACATCTATTTGGGCGCTATACCGACGCATAAGGACTATGTCATCGGCCATGAACCGATGGGTATTGTCGAAGAAGTCGGGCCCAATGTGACGAAAGTAAAAAAAGGGGATCGCGTCGTAATCCCGTTCAATTTGGCATGCGGGCATTGTTTTTATTGTGACCATGAAATGGAAAGTCAATGCGACAATTCGAATCCGAATCCCCATGTGGACACGGGCGGTTATCTTGGATTCACCGAACGCTACGGCAATTACCCAGGCGGACAAGCCGAGTATTTACGTGTTCCTTATGGCAACTTTACACCGTTTGTCATCCCTGAAACATGTGAGCTCCCTGATGAAGCCCTTCTTTTCACGTCGGACGTCCTGCCGACAGCTTATTGGAGCGTAGAAAATGCGGGTGTTAAAAAAGGTGATACGGTCGCTGTCCTCGGATGCGGGCCAGTCGGTCTTATGGTTCAGAAGTTTGCTTGGATGAAAGGCGCTAAACGTGTGTTGGCAATCGATCACGTTCCATACCGCCTAAACCATGCTGTTAAAATGAATAAAGTGGAAGCACTGAACTTCGAAAAATTCGACGATATAGGCAGCCACATTAAAGAGATGACCAGCGGCGGGGTCGACATAGTCATTGATTGTGTCGGAATGGACGGTAAAAAGAACATGCTTGAGAAAGCTGGACAGAAATTGAAGCTGCAAGGCGGAACATTAAGCGCTATTGATATCGCTTATAAATCCGTTCGAAAGTTTGGGACCATCCAGCTAACAGGCGTTTATGGTTCCCTTTACAATATGTTCCCTCTCGGCAATCTTTTCGAACGCAATATTACGCTAAAAATGGGACAAGCGCCTGTCATTCATTACATGCCGATGCTTTTCGATAAAATCACGAAAGGCGAATTCGACCCGACAGAAATCATTTCCCACGTGGTCCCACTTGAAGAAGCTGCTACCGCTTATCAGCGTTTTCACGATCATGAAGATGAGTGTATTAAAGTCATATTGAAGCCTTGA
- a CDS encoding superoxide dismutase family protein, which produces MLSALLIAGGCGKNGVKLPVTGESVQSVMSPILNTKGDKIGEANFVEGIDGVTINIQAEGLSPGKHGVHIHEMAVCTPPDFKSAGDHFNPGHKEHGFDNPKGFHLGDLPNLEVDADGKVTAEVTTALVTLKPDVKNSLLDADGSSLVIHEKVDDYKTDPSGNSGDRIACAVIKKK; this is translated from the coding sequence ATGTTGTCTGCGCTATTGATTGCTGGTGGGTGTGGAAAGAATGGAGTGAAATTACCAGTCACTGGAGAAAGCGTCCAGTCGGTGATGTCACCGATTTTGAACACGAAAGGGGATAAAATTGGTGAAGCCAACTTTGTTGAAGGAATCGACGGTGTGACAATCAATATCCAGGCTGAAGGATTGTCGCCAGGCAAACATGGCGTTCATATTCACGAAATGGCTGTGTGTACACCACCTGATTTTAAATCTGCAGGAGACCATTTCAATCCGGGACATAAAGAACACGGGTTTGATAATCCAAAAGGGTTTCATTTAGGTGATCTACCGAACCTCGAAGTCGATGCAGATGGTAAGGTCACTGCTGAAGTGACGACTGCATTAGTTACGCTAAAGCCAGACGTTAAGAACTCACTTCTTGATGCTGACGGCAGTTCGCTTGTTATTCATGAAAAAGTAGATGACTACAAAACGGATCCATCGGGTAACTCAGGTGATCGAATTGCCTGTGCGGTTATTAAAAAGAAGTAA
- a CDS encoding putative RNA methyltransferase, producing MTISKKIFNAQVMESNSHLFRCPICASGMVMEDKSRLVCADNHSFDLSKNGYVNLAPQAHVTKYDKSLFEARKTVMSSGFFNQVLEFITHKVHEHLEGREQAFILDAGCGEGTHLSAILSQLPGKTTGIGIDLAKEGITAAAKEYPGSIWSVADLANCPFQESQFDVILNILSPANYAEFTRLLKPDGLFVKAVPESGYLKELRAVFYDDEERTGDTDPVARFAQHYDAVTTERITYVFPLSSGLLAPLIRMTPLTWGASEEKIEEALGMDIQNITIDFTVISGVKRVE from the coding sequence ATGACTATATCAAAAAAAATATTCAATGCACAAGTGATGGAAAGCAACTCGCATTTATTTAGATGTCCAATCTGCGCATCTGGAATGGTCATGGAGGACAAGTCGCGGCTCGTTTGCGCAGACAATCACTCATTCGATTTATCAAAAAATGGCTATGTCAATTTAGCACCGCAGGCACATGTGACGAAGTATGATAAATCGCTATTTGAAGCAAGAAAAACGGTAATGAGCAGTGGGTTTTTCAATCAGGTTCTGGAATTTATTACACATAAAGTTCATGAGCATCTAGAAGGGCGGGAACAGGCCTTCATTCTGGACGCGGGTTGCGGGGAAGGCACGCACTTGTCGGCAATTCTTTCACAGCTGCCTGGTAAAACAACTGGAATAGGCATTGATCTTGCAAAAGAGGGGATTACTGCGGCGGCGAAAGAGTATCCAGGTTCAATTTGGAGTGTCGCGGACCTGGCGAATTGCCCGTTCCAAGAAAGCCAATTCGATGTTATATTAAATATTTTATCGCCGGCAAATTACGCAGAGTTTACGCGTCTTCTAAAACCAGATGGATTGTTTGTGAAAGCAGTACCGGAAAGCGGTTATCTAAAGGAGTTACGAGCTGTTTTTTATGATGATGAAGAGCGCACAGGCGATACGGATCCCGTTGCGCGCTTTGCGCAACACTATGACGCTGTCACAACGGAACGGATTACGTATGTATTCCCGTTATCGTCGGGGCTTCTTGCACCGCTTATCCGCATGACTCCGCTCACGTGGGGCGCGAGTGAGGAAAAGATTGAAGAAGCGCTAGGAATGGATATACAGAACATTACAATCGACTTCACCGTCATTTCAGGTGTGAAGAGGGTTGAGTAA
- a CDS encoding LLM class flavin-dependent oxidoreductase: protein MRLSILDQAPVTSGNTAPGALKKAEELAILADELGYHRMWMAEHHGTKSFASSAPEVTAAHLAAKTKNIRIGTGGVMMMHYSPLKLAEVFKTLSAFSPGRIDFGVGRAPGGDNQAIYALSEGRKPMVNDMYEKFETALQLINDEVPEDNLYNKTIATPSTIVLPEAWLLGSSGNSAIQAGRMGVGYSFAQFFNGGMTKEILDAYKKNFQPSAFLEKPEINVSYMVTVAETKEEAEFEAVPQDIARLMLMKGHLGQSLTPEEAQDYPLTEMDRMTIKENRKLHLVGTAKEIATLLQTEQEHYGFDEAMICSIPHSQKKRLDVYRLLAKELF from the coding sequence ATGAGATTAAGTATACTAGATCAAGCACCTGTTACTAGTGGAAATACTGCCCCAGGTGCTTTGAAAAAAGCAGAAGAACTGGCTATCTTGGCAGATGAATTAGGCTATCATCGGATGTGGATGGCTGAACATCATGGAACAAAATCATTTGCAAGTTCAGCACCCGAAGTAACAGCAGCTCACTTGGCTGCCAAAACGAAAAACATTCGTATTGGTACAGGCGGTGTAATGATGATGCATTATTCGCCATTGAAACTAGCTGAAGTGTTTAAAACATTGAGTGCATTTTCTCCTGGTCGAATTGACTTTGGTGTCGGTCGCGCGCCGGGCGGGGATAACCAAGCCATTTATGCATTATCAGAAGGCCGCAAACCGATGGTCAATGATATGTATGAGAAATTTGAGACGGCACTCCAATTGATTAACGATGAAGTGCCGGAAGACAATTTGTACAACAAAACAATCGCAACCCCTTCTACTATCGTTTTACCGGAAGCATGGTTGCTTGGTTCGAGCGGCAACAGCGCAATCCAGGCAGGTCGGATGGGTGTAGGCTATTCGTTTGCGCAGTTCTTCAACGGCGGTATGACTAAAGAGATTTTAGATGCATATAAAAAGAATTTCCAACCCTCGGCGTTCTTGGAAAAACCGGAAATCAATGTGTCCTATATGGTAACGGTAGCTGAAACAAAAGAAGAGGCTGAATTCGAAGCTGTACCTCAGGACATTGCCCGTTTAATGCTAATGAAAGGTCACCTCGGGCAATCCTTAACACCTGAAGAGGCCCAAGATTATCCGTTGACGGAAATGGATCGTATGACCATTAAAGAAAATCGTAAACTGCATTTAGTGGGAACAGCTAAAGAGATTGCGACGCTGTTACAAACAGAGCAGGAGCATTACGGATTTGATGAAGCCATGATTTGCAGCATTCCTCATTCGCAAAAGAAACGCTTGGATGTTTATCGTTTATTAGCGAAGGAACTGTTTTAA
- a CDS encoding CAP-associated domain-containing protein, with protein sequence MKRLFLFILFIAALYFTKPYWEEPVSQYVDISFLEPVDEKIDTLLTKESLDTTIRSISNTIDKALSYLTSKTTETEESIPVAEKPVLDKPLKTQVSIHNIELGSPQENVTAELGEPKNQSMNEYGTEWFTYHDGYQNFVMVSFDDKQIVNAIYTNDDLISSTAGIKYGSLKSTVRETFGEPIKEIRKGLNIYMLQESEGFDVFKSGDTYTYVFYDLHQNDKVTAIQLINDSLEKKKTGIYAGGDANLRNGFEQQLFDLTNAARVRHGLSILKWESNVAVTARKHSADMADNDYFSHENKQGKSPFDRMKDDGVSFRGAGENLAYGQSSSIFAHEGLMNSEGHRENILLDTYSHLGTGVSFNDKLQPYYTENFLLK encoded by the coding sequence ATGAAACGATTATTCCTTTTCATCCTTTTCATTGCTGCACTTTATTTCACAAAACCGTACTGGGAAGAACCAGTCTCACAATATGTCGACATCTCTTTTCTAGAACCTGTCGATGAAAAAATCGATACTCTTTTGACAAAGGAATCCCTCGACACAACAATCCGTTCCATCAGCAACACCATAGATAAAGCACTATCTTACCTAACTTCAAAGACAACTGAAACCGAAGAATCTATCCCTGTTGCAGAAAAACCAGTGTTGGATAAACCCTTGAAAACCCAGGTCTCAATCCACAATATCGAACTTGGTAGCCCACAAGAAAACGTGACAGCTGAACTTGGGGAACCAAAAAATCAATCCATGAACGAATACGGTACCGAATGGTTCACTTATCATGATGGCTATCAAAACTTCGTCATGGTTTCGTTCGATGATAAACAGATAGTGAACGCCATTTATACAAATGACGACCTCATTTCATCAACTGCTGGCATCAAATACGGTTCTTTAAAATCAACGGTGCGCGAAACATTCGGCGAACCGATTAAAGAAATTCGAAAAGGGTTGAACATTTACATGCTACAGGAAAGTGAAGGTTTTGACGTCTTCAAATCAGGCGATACCTACACTTATGTTTTTTATGATTTACATCAAAATGACAAAGTTACAGCCATCCAGCTAATTAACGATTCATTGGAAAAGAAAAAAACCGGCATCTATGCCGGCGGTGATGCAAACTTACGAAACGGGTTCGAACAACAACTTTTCGACTTAACGAATGCAGCGCGCGTCCGTCACGGGCTTTCCATCCTAAAATGGGAGTCAAACGTAGCTGTTACAGCGCGCAAACACAGTGCGGATATGGCAGATAATGATTATTTTAGCCACGAAAACAAGCAAGGGAAATCCCCATTCGATCGAATGAAAGATGACGGCGTCAGTTTCCGGGGTGCAGGTGAAAATCTTGCATATGGCCAATCAAGCAGTATTTTCGCGCATGAAGGCCTTATGAATTCCGAGGGACATCGTGAAAATATTTTGCTAGATACTTACAGCCACCTGGGTACGGGCGTTTCGTTCAATGATAAATTGCAGCCTTATTATACAGAGAACTTTTTGCTAAAATAA